The Anaerobacillus alkaliphilus genome contains a region encoding:
- the buk gene encoding butyrate kinase has protein sequence MQHEYRILAINPGSTSTKIGVYDNERSLMEKTIRHEADKIQSFERIIDQYSFRKEMILSTLHEEGINISKLSAVVGRGGLLRPIEGGTYAVNDEMLTDLRTGYAGEHASNLGGILAFEIATQLNIPSFIVDPVVVDEMEPIAKISGLADFERKSIFHALNQKAVARRVAKDLNKSYEHLNLIVTHMGGGITVGVHKNGRVIDVNNGLHGEGPFSPERAGTVPAGDLVSVCFSGQYYAAEIMKKIVGQGGLVGYLGTNDAIQVEKMITAGNEKAKLVYGAMAYQVAKEIGAASTVLHGEVDAIVLTGGLAYGKEFVSQITERISWIADVIVHPGENELQALVEGSLRVLRGEEHAKSYPSQSMAVENK, from the coding sequence TTGCAACACGAATATAGAATTCTCGCCATAAACCCGGGATCTACTTCTACGAAAATAGGAGTTTACGACAATGAACGTTCACTAATGGAAAAGACAATACGCCATGAAGCGGATAAAATTCAGTCGTTTGAACGTATTATTGACCAGTATTCCTTTCGGAAGGAAATGATCTTATCGACTCTCCATGAAGAAGGTATTAATATCTCTAAATTAAGTGCTGTAGTAGGTCGCGGGGGATTGTTGCGCCCTATTGAAGGTGGGACATATGCAGTTAATGATGAAATGTTAACAGATTTACGTACGGGTTATGCCGGGGAACATGCTTCGAATTTAGGAGGAATTTTGGCCTTTGAGATTGCAACTCAATTAAATATTCCTTCGTTTATTGTAGATCCAGTTGTTGTGGATGAAATGGAGCCTATTGCCAAAATATCCGGCCTTGCAGACTTCGAACGAAAAAGTATTTTCCACGCGTTAAATCAGAAGGCTGTCGCTAGAAGAGTTGCAAAGGATTTAAATAAGAGTTATGAACACCTAAACTTAATTGTTACTCATATGGGTGGCGGGATCACTGTTGGTGTACATAAAAATGGTCGAGTTATTGATGTAAACAATGGGTTACATGGTGAAGGTCCATTTTCCCCAGAGCGAGCTGGAACAGTTCCCGCAGGAGACTTAGTTTCCGTGTGTTTCTCCGGTCAATATTATGCGGCTGAAATCATGAAAAAGATCGTTGGGCAAGGTGGTCTAGTTGGATACTTAGGTACAAATGATGCTATCCAGGTAGAGAAAATGATTACAGCTGGGAACGAAAAAGCTAAATTAGTGTACGGTGCGATGGCTTATCAAGTAGCTAAAGAAATAGGTGCTGCAAGTACGGTCTTACATGGCGAGGTAGATGCGATTGTATTAACAGGTGGTTTAGCATACGGTAAAGAATTTGTTAGTCAGATTACAGAACGCATTAGTTGGATTGCTGATGTGATAGTTCATCCAGGTGAAAACGAGTTACAAGCCTTAGTTGAAGGTTCGCTTAGAGTTTTACGTGGTGAAGAACATGCAAAAAGTTATCCTAGCCAATCGATGGCAGTGGAGAACAAATAA